Genomic window (Armatimonadota bacterium):
GCGGCGCGGGATGTCCATCGATCTGGGATTCGCGGAGTTCCACCTGCCGTCCGGTCGCGTGGCCGGCATCGTGGACGTTCCAGGACACGAGCGCTTCCTCAAGAACATGCTGGCCGGCGCGGCGGGCGTGGATTTCGGCCTTCTGGTCGTCGCGGCGGACGAGGGCGTGATGCCGCAGACGGTCGAACACCTCGCGATCATGCAGGCGCTCCATATCCCGCGCGGCATCACGGTCTTGACCAAGGCCGACACCGTGGACCCGGACCACCTTTCCATCGTCACCGACGACGTGCGGGCCGCGCTTGCCGGGACATTCCTCCAGGACGCGCCCATCCTGGCGGTGGATTCCGTGTCCGGCCGCGGACTGGACGAAGTCGTGAGCCGACTCGATGTGACCGCGGCCTCTCTCCCGCCGCACGATCTGGACCGACCGGCTTTCCTGCCGGTCGACCGCGTGTTCAACCGTCCCGGGTTCGGCCTGGTGGTCACGGGCAGTCTCCGCACGGGGCGCCTGCGCGAAGGCGATGCGGTCACGATCTACCCATCCGGCAAAGCCGCACGAGTAAGGGGCCTTCAGACGTTCGGGCAGAAGGAAGCGATCGCGGAGGCGGGGATGCGCACCGCGGTCAACCTCGCCGGCGTGGATGCCGACGATATCGAGCGCGGCGACGTCATCGCCGCGCCTGGGTCGCTTACCGCATCGGATCGCATCAACGTGAGCATCGAGGCGGAAGGCCTCATCCGCCCGCTCAAGCATCGGGCGCGGGTCCGCATACACATCGGGACCGCAGAGATCCTCGGACGGGTGCTATTGTGGGAAGGCACCGAACTGCGCCGCGGCGGCACCGCGCTGGCCCAACTCCACCTGGAAACGCCGGCCGCCGTTCGCAAGGGCGACCGATTTGTGCTTCGATGGTACTCGCCCCAGGACTTCCTCGGCGGCGGCGAAGTGCTGGAACCGGCCGCTGCGCCGTTCCGCACCCGGGAGGAAGCCGTCGTTCGCCGCCTCAACGCGATCCGTCAGGGCGACCCGAAAGAGATTGTTCTCGAAGCCCTGGCAACCGCGGGAGCCATGCCGCTGACCGTGGAGGCGATCGCGCGTGAGTCGGGCATTGCGCCGGACGAAGTCCGGGCCATCCTGGACGCAGGCGCCGCCGTGCGCACTTCGGCCGGCTTCCTCGGCGCCGGCGCCATCCGAAAGGCGTCGCACGCGTTGCTCGGACGGCTGTCCGCTTTCCACAAGAGGGCTCCGCTCCGCCCCGGAATGCCCAAGGACGAACTTCGCACCCAGGCAAGCGGAGATGTGCCATCGGCGGCGTTCGAGGCTATCCTTGGCTCTCTGGCGGACACCGGCGCAGTCGCGGTCGAACATGGCCTGGTCCACTTGTCCAG
Coding sequences:
- the selB gene encoding selenocysteine-specific translation elongation factor, which codes for MDTALRPFLIGTAGHVDHGKTTLVQAITGTNTDRLAEEQRRGMSIDLGFAEFHLPSGRVAGIVDVPGHERFLKNMLAGAAGVDFGLLVVAADEGVMPQTVEHLAIMQALHIPRGITVLTKADTVDPDHLSIVTDDVRAALAGTFLQDAPILAVDSVSGRGLDEVVSRLDVTAASLPPHDLDRPAFLPVDRVFNRPGFGLVVTGSLRTGRLREGDAVTIYPSGKAARVRGLQTFGQKEAIAEAGMRTAVNLAGVDADDIERGDVIAAPGSLTASDRINVSIEAEGLIRPLKHRARVRIHIGTAEILGRVLLWEGTELRRGGTALAQLHLETPAAVRKGDRFVLRWYSPQDFLGGGEVLEPAAAPFRTREEAVVRRLNAIRQGDPKEIVLEALATAGAMPLTVEAIARESGIAPDEVRAILDAGAAVRTSAGFLGAGAIRKASHALLGRLSAFHKRAPLRPGMPKDELRTQASGDVPSAAFEAILGSLADTGAVAVEHGLVHLSSHSVQLRPDQREAAAEIGAIFREAGWQPPYEIEITRSMGPHRATRELWEFLAASGELVALAPGLYLHRDTANSGIAAIRRLLREKGSVTVGEARDALGASRKLAVPFMEWLDTQRITRRDGDHRIPGPVI